The Neoarius graeffei isolate fNeoGra1 chromosome 23, fNeoGra1.pri, whole genome shotgun sequence genome segment CTCCTCCATCTCTGAGCTCTAACACAGAGCTCTCTCCAGAGCATGGTCCGCCTTTAAATTAATATATTGATATTGACAAGCCATCTGCCACAGGCATAAATTATTGGAAGGAAGAAggcttcagtcacgtgacttttaccATCCATAATGATATACACACCCCCTCAGGGATGGACACTCCACTCACTGTAGGTGCCATTTTGAAATGTGCTTGGCAGGCAGGCTGTCTGTGTTTGCTgataggaagtccatgtgtgcaaaCGTAAGGTTATGGAATCGTGTTTAATGCCTAGCAGAAATGAAGGTGATCACAATCTACCGTGCATCCTAGTCTAGATTGATTGATTAATATATTTTCTGTCTGTttgtggaacatatttgtagtttgATTGTCTTCTGTCAAGCGGCCTTTGGTGTAAGAAATGTACTAGATTTCTTATCCTATATAATTATATTTCAGCACATATATTCATATACTAAATATgtttatggagagagagagagagagagagagagagagagagagctcttcaGAAAGCTCTAGATCTTTTGGCAAATTGGTCAATGTTCCAATCACTGAGATGAAGCTTCAGCCAATCAGCCAAGTGCCCAGTGCCCTCTGGCTAGTGCTGACCCTTTGACCTCTTCTGCTGATCCTGGGGTCAAGGGTCACCTTCTGAGGTCAACAATCACTGGACAGAGCTGTCTCCATGGATACGCCGCTGCCCCAGGAGACAGTGGGAGTCATGGCAACGACCCTTAGAAGTTCCATTTTGCAGTGTTTTACAGGACTTTAGCACAACCTGCTGGAGAAACAGCAACATGAAGGAGCTTCTCCGACAACTGTCAATTTATTAGATACACCATAACACAGGGGGAAATGTATTTAATATGACGtgtatataaatcaaatatatatttaaaaaaaaaaactcttgtcACATTCCAAGTGCCATAATGCCTCAAGTAATGTGTTCAATGTCCACAATGTTGATATAACTATGACTAATTTTTAAGCTCTGTGTtgtcaatttgtttatttttatagaTAGCACTGTGTCTAGATAACACTAGAAGATAATGTCTAAAAGTTTCCCTCAGATACATTCACCATTGGCTGTTTTTTCTGTCAGCACCAACTTCACCTCCTCAGCAGGCTTTGATCATGTGCTCTTGGTTGAATCCCAAATTCTTCTTtctccctatataagtgcactacatcagAAGATGAAATAATGGACTTGTAGATCGTGTGCAGTGACCTATTTATATAATAAAGTGCTTTTTAGGATTTCACCAAGTAGCTTTATTGGTGTTCTTCTATTGAGGCTGGTTTATTGTCATTGAAACACACTTTGGTGAAAGTAAAGTAAATTAATAATAGACTAATGGCCGGCCAGCTGTTGGAAGCCATGGTATGTTTGGACATGACAGTTCTGCattatttagggttttttttgtttattattatcattattattattatttattattattattatttataatttcTTCTGTTTGTCTTTTAGGCTCTAGGCTGTTGAAAAAGGGTTAAAGTTggtgaaacaaaaataaatattcaGCTAAAACTAGCAACGAGTTGTTCAGAAAGCCTAAACACATGTTCTTTTTAAAAtataaacaacaataataacaccCATACTAAAAACAGGACCAGccgccattttgaagctgaggggggaaaaaaacctttCCTTGTTTTCTCCTCAGTGCTCGATACAACACCAATAGAGATTGGCAAATCAGGATTTACATAACGtttatttattcccccccccccccaaaaaaaaaatgtttcttatCCTGCTTTGTGAAGGATTGTTGGAAAGAAACCTCCCATTAAACCTGAATTCTCAGCAACTAAAAGCTGAGAATTTGTTTTCATATTTCAAAAAGAGCTAAAGTTAATGGGGTTATTTAAAGAACCTCTTTACACCTCTTCCTGAACTTCTGTTTAAGGTACTTTATGACTAACTTGGACACCTTTGACCCTCTGCAGGGGATGGTGGAGAGCTTACGGGTGGCCGAGCTGCGTTCCCTTCTCTCCGCTATGGGAAAGGACAAGAAAGGGCTGAAGAAGGATCTAGTGCAAAGAGTCACCGAGCTCCTCCATAACAACTTCCATCCAGAGCTTTTCTCTGCTATCCAGGAGCTTTATGACCAACGTCACTCCACTAGCAATGCCAACAGCAGATGCTCCCAGGTCATCACCATACCGACTGCTGTTGAGGTGGTGACAACTATCCAAAGAAATCCAAAGAAATCCTGTGGGTTGGTGCATAAACCTGAGGTTCACATGATCAAGCTTCCATTCTATCAAACTCTGGAGACCATTGTTGCTCCAGTATCACTAGGTACAGCAGCAGCCGCATCACTGAGGCATTATGACTTAAAGATTTGATGTCTTGATCAGTTACCGTTGGTTTGCTGCTTAACTTTAGATTGTGTTATGGTCTCACTAAAGGCAGCAGCGTCTTGTATAGTGTTCAGGTAGCCTATATTTCCTCAGCCCTGATGACTAGTTGAAAGGTGGAGAAGTATTCACATGCTGGGCGATTGTACGCATTGCTCCAAATGGTGCCTTAAGCCATGCAGTTCACCTTAACGTCCTCATTTTGGTGACATTTGGGAGTCTAATGCTTTAACTTTATATTACGAGCTCTTCGACGTTGGCTTTGTTGTTGCAGATGCCATGTTGCTctctgctatttaaaaaaaaaaactccatccAACATGACGGGCCCTAGAGGTTTCTGGTAATAAACCACTGCTAATTCAGCATCTATGCAGGCTTTGCCAAAGCGTAAAAACTCTCTTTGTACACCAGAATACAAAATGGAGCACACTGTGGCCTCTGAAACTTCACCTGGAAATGAGGTTGGAATTTAAAACATAAACTCTGCATTCTCTGTGGTACCAAACTGAATCACAGAAACGAGTGGAAGCTCCAAGTGAAGCAGGACTCCATGATGGCTCAGAAGCTATTCCCGTTGCAACTACTTAGATAGACGGACAGTCTATCCAATTCTAATAAACCCGTCAGTCTTATCCCTGTTAATTTAGACCAACAAGAATTCCATGCTGGTTTGTTTGGATTTAGCTTGGTTAGAAAAAAGCCTTGCTTGTCTTCCTGGAGCAACTGGCATCATCTATACTTGTGAATATTTTGAATGTAGTATCAAAATAATGAACTGATTTCTTTCTTTATGATTCTCTCTTCGTTTTTTCCCCAGTGCCCACATTTGCAGTTAAGCAACAGATCAACTCCATCATGTTTTGTCTGACTCCAAGACAATCAGCTCAGATTGAGAACTGTCAGTAAGTTACGCACCTTCTCCAACTAGGAAACCGATTCTTGTTCTTACTAAAAGAACATCCAGAATTGAAGGATGGATATGTTTGGTGGAAGGAATGATGACATTGTTGTTTGTTGTTAGAAGCTAAATGTGAATTATGTTGTTGGGTTCAATATGAATATCCTAATTGTTTCCTGTGGCCCTTCACTGCTCAGAAGGACCAAAGCTGGAGTGAAGACTGTTCAGTTAGTGCTCAGGTGAGTTTGCTGTCCGGAGGTCCAATCTTTATAAATCAGACTGTACCTGCTGATGCAGATGAGAAATATGAGTAGTGTGATATAACAGCAATAACAGAATGAGTGTACTTGTTCTTGGCCTTTTATGCACAtgaagtttctcatctcattatctctagccgctttatcctgttctacagggtcgcaggcaagctggagcctatcccagctgactacgggcgaaaggcggggtacaccctggacaagtcgccaggtcatcacagggccgacacatagacacagacaaccattcacactcacacctacgctcaatttagagtcaccagttaacctaacctgcatgtctttggactgtgggggaaaccggagcacccggaggaaacccatgcggacacggggagaacatgcaaactctgcacagaaaggcccttgccgaccacggggctcgaacccggaccttcttgctgtgaggcaacagcgctaaccactacgccaccgtgccgccccacatgaagtttgtttatctcatctcattatctctagccgctttatcctgttctacagggtcgcaggcaagctggagcctatcccagctgactacgggcgaaaggcggggtacaccctggacaagtcgccaggtcatcacagggccgacacatagacacagacaaccattcacattcacacctacgctcaatttagagtcaccagttaacctaacctgcatgtctttggactgtgggggaaaccggagcacccggaggaaacccatgcggacacggggagaacatgcaaactccgcacagaaaggcccttgccgaccacggggctcgaacccggaccttcttgctgtgaggcaacagcgctaaccactacgccaccgtgccgccccacatgaagtttgtttatttttaaaaaaaaaaactaaatccaAAATTGTGCATATTTAAAACCCGTATTAATcacaagtgtttgtgtgtgaggtaCTTTGTTGTGTGCATTTCAGAATTTGCTATACAGAGAGTATTGGTGTTGAAGATGATCAGTATCCACCAAATATTGCTGTTGATGTCAACGGCCATGACTGTCCTGTACAGGTGAATGTTTGTTTATGACCTACATTAAAATGTCCATAAGGGATGCATTTTGTTTCTTTTGTTTGTACCAAGGCACAAATTATGTTAATTAAAGGCCCAAACATGGACACAGTGGCCATGCACAAACGAGGACAAGGGCACCACTTGGGACAGGAAACGTAGACAAAGTCATagtaatacatttaaaaaaaaaaacatgactggCAATGGCCAATAGGCTTTCTGTATTTTACCTTATGGGTTCCTCTACTTGGACCCCGgtgattgctgcttgcagctgtgtttttatttagctttttatGCTTTTGTAGAAGACTTTATCAGAAAATTGCAAAATAAAGAGACAACAAATGTAGTAGTAAATATTTTCATCATAAATACCATACATATACATTGTCACAACATTATTTCTTACGATCAGGCTCACTACTCTAAAAAAGGACAAGAGCCTTCTCAGCCTTGTCGCCCAATCAATCTCACACCATTTGTGAAACGAATCACTGAGAATCATATTACTATCTCCTGGGAGGACTGGAAGAACAAGGTACACTGGTTCTTATCATGTTAGTCCTGTCATTTTTCAAAAAAATAAGTGAAATATTTTGCCATGAGTCCCACTTTTGCTCTTTCTCTCCGTGCATgtttgtgtgcgcgcatgtgttttTAGTTTTATTCTGTAGGTGTATATCTGGTGAAGGTCTTCTCACCAGAAGATTTGCTGGCACAGCTCCAGAAAAGTGGAGTGGAGAGCGTGGAGTGCTGCAAACAAAAAAGTGAGTCGCGCTGAATTCATACGGGACTGAATTTTCAGTTAGTTTCCCTCACTATGCTGATTGATGCTTATTTCTGATTGGTCACGAtgtattgattgattaattttctgtaacagcagctctgactgtagttcCAGCTGCAGGGTTTACATTAATGGGCTCCTTCTaattcattgtagtttttatAGTAACACAGGGACATGTATGGTAGACTTAAACTGATTAAAAATCTTGTAAGTAATCgtaagtcagaggtaaagctgtacctTTTTAAAGGTGACGTATTATACctgttttccacaagttgacacagttctctaaggtcttaatgaaatgtctgtggcatgctttggtcaaaataccacaagcacCACtgttcccttctcaccctgttcaAAACAGCTGATTTGAGAAACAGCCTGGTCCtttatgataatgagccactgcgtaCCCCGCGCCCATattccaccagccaatcaggtagcactgtcctcatgaatattcattcacaaaggcagttctcaacccATGAGAGGAGATTCTTAGATAAGGGGGCGGGATGATTCTAATGAGCTCTATTTATGACATTGAAATGGGAGCTGaatctgaactttttttttttaataagcacatgttttctgaaatgggtAGAACAAAATAACCTGACTGG includes the following:
- the pias4b gene encoding E3 SUMO-protein ligase PIAS4b; translated protein: MVESLRVAELRSLLSAMGKDKKGLKKDLVQRVTELLHNNFHPELFSAIQELYDQRHSTSNANSRCSQVITIPTAVEVVTTIQRNPKKSCGLVHKPEVHMIKLPFYQTLETIVAPVSLVPTFAVKQQINSIMFCLTPRQSAQIENCQRTKAGVKTVQLVLRICYTESIGVEDDQYPPNIAVDVNGHDCPVQAHYSKKGQEPSQPCRPINLTPFVKRITENHITISWEDWKNKFYSVGVYLVKVFSPEDLLAQLQKSGVESVECCKQKICQKLCCNPENEITTTGLQVSLICPLAKTRMSTPCRTQTCAHLQCFDAAFYLQMNETKPSWTCPVCHKPALFDTLQIDGLLSGILQCADEAVKEIEYLSNGSWRAVRKEKECSKTTDLSSLSHKNSSVVQDIVDLTQCSSDSDDDGAAIQTEEIVLTHVKKESVRFSKGNVHVK